In Nerophis ophidion isolate RoL-2023_Sa linkage group LG03, RoL_Noph_v1.0, whole genome shotgun sequence, the following are encoded in one genomic region:
- the LOC133549958 gene encoding heterogeneous nuclear ribonucleoprotein Q isoform X3 — MKTYRQREKQGTKVADTNKGPDEAKIKALLERTGYTLDVTTGQRKYGGPPPESAHSGAQPTVGTEIFVGKIPRDLFEDELVPLFEKAGPIWDLRLMMDPLSGLNRGYAFVTFCTKEAAQQAVKLCNNNEIRPGKQIGVCISVANNRLFVGSIPKSKTKEQIVEEFAKVTEGLNDVILYHQPDDKKKNRGFCFLEYEDHKTAAQARRRLMSGKVKVWGNVVTVEWADPIEDPDPEVMAKVKVLFVRNLASSVTEEILEKAFSQFGKLERVKKLKDYAFIHFEERDGAVKALADLNGKDLEGEHIEIVFAKPPDQKRKERKAQRQAAKTQMYDEYYYYAPPHMPPPTRGRGRGGRGGYSYPPDYYSFEDYYDYYGYDYHNYRGGYDDPFYSYDEFQSSGRVRGARGGLRGISQTRGRGSITPRGRVGFSQRGGPGTSRAGKRGRGRS, encoded by the exons ATGAAGACATACAGACAAAGAGAGAAACAAGGGACCAAAGTGGCAGACACTAACAAAGGACCAGATGAGGCCAAAATCAAA GCACTGCTGGAGAGGACTGGCTACACGTTGGATGTAACTACAGGCCAGAGGAAGTATGGCGGTCCTCCACCGGAGTCAGCTCACTCGGGAGCGCAGCCGACTGTCGGGACAGAG ATATTTGTTGGCAAAATCCCAAGAGACCTCTTTGAGGATGAGTTGGTTCCTCTGTTTGAGAAAGCTGGGCCCATTTGGGACTTGCGCCTAATGATGGATCCCCTCAGTGGCCTTAACAGAGGCTATGCTTTCGTCACTTTCTGCACTAAAGAGGCGGCACAACAGGCTGTCAAATTG TGCAACAACAATGAAATTCGACCTGGCAAACAAATTGGCGTGTGCATCTCAGTGGCCAATAACAGGCTGTTTGTTGGCTCCATTCCCAAGAGTAAAACAAAAGAGCAGATTGTTGAGGAATTTGCAAAAGTCACAG AGGGTTTAAATGATGTCATATTATACCACCAACCCGACGACAAGAAGAAGAATCGTGGCTTTTGCTTCCTGGAGTATGAAGACCACAAGACTGCGGCCCAGGCTCGCCGACGTTTGATGAGTGGCAAAGTGAAAGTGTGGGGCAATGTGGTCACTGTAGAATGGGCTGATCCCATCGAGGACCCTGACCCAGAGGTTATGGCCAAG GTCAAAGTACTGTTTGTGAGGAACCTAGCGAGTTCTGTTACAGAAGAGATTCTTGAAAAAGCTTTCAGTCAGTTTGGCAAGTTGGAGCGTGTGAAAAAATTGAAAGACTATGCTTTCATCCACTTTGAAGAAAGAGATGGCGCTGTTAAG GCTCTGGCTGATCTCAATGGAAAAGACCTGGAAGGAGAACATATTGAGATAGTCTTTGCCAAGCCTCCTGACCAGAAGAGGAAAGAGCGCAAAGCTCAGAGACAAGCAGCCAAAACTCAAAT GTATGATGAATACTATTACTATGCGCCTCCGCACATGCCGCCACCCACAAGAGGTCGTGGACGAGGTGGGCGCGGTGGATACTCTTACCCTCCCGACTACTACAGCTTCGAAGACTATTACGATTACTATGGCTACGACTACCACAACTACCGGGGCGGCTATGATGATCCGTTCTATAGCTACGATGAATTCCAGAGCTCTGGGAGAGTCCGAGGAGCGAGAGGTGGTCTCCGCGGTATCAGTCAGACCAGGGGCCGCGGAAGCATCACACCTAGAGGGAGAGTGGGCTTCTCACAGCGAGGCGGGCCCGGAACAAGCAGAG CAGGGAAGCGGGGCCGAGGGCGGTCCTGA